One Streptomyces sp. NBC_01237 genomic region harbors:
- a CDS encoding M20/M25/M40 family metallo-hydrolase → MRGSTTATVEGSSVSETNVARTVSGEDEVVDLCRELIRIDTSNYGDHSGPGERLAAEYVAEKLAEVGLEPKIFESHKGRASTVARIEGEDPSRPALLIHGHTDVVPANAADWTHDPFSGEIADGCVWGRGAVDMKDMDAMTLAVVRDRMRSGRKPPRDIVLAFVADEEAGGTYGARYLVDNHPGLFEGVNEAISEVGGFSFTVNEKLRLYLVETAQKGMHWMKLTVDGTAGHGSMIHKDNAITELSEAVGRLGRHKFPVRVTKTLRHFLDELSDALGTELDPENMEETLAKLGGISKLIGASLQNTANPTQLGAGYKVNVIPGQATAHVDGRFLPGYEEEFLADLDRILGPNVRREDVHADKALETTFDGALVDAMQTALVAEDPIARAVPYMLSAGTDAKSFDDLGIRGFGFAPLKLPPELDFAGMFHGVDERVPVDGLQFGVRVLDRFIDNC, encoded by the coding sequence ATGAGGGGGAGCACCACAGCGACAGTGGAAGGAAGCAGTGTGAGCGAGACCAACGTGGCCCGGACCGTATCCGGCGAGGACGAGGTCGTGGACCTCTGCCGTGAGCTGATCCGGATCGACACCAGCAACTACGGAGACCACTCGGGCCCCGGTGAGCGGCTCGCTGCCGAGTACGTCGCGGAGAAGCTCGCCGAGGTCGGGCTCGAACCGAAGATCTTCGAGTCCCACAAGGGCCGTGCCTCCACCGTGGCCCGCATCGAGGGCGAGGACCCGTCCAGGCCCGCGCTGCTCATTCACGGGCACACCGACGTCGTCCCGGCCAACGCGGCCGACTGGACGCACGACCCGTTCTCCGGGGAGATCGCGGACGGCTGTGTGTGGGGCCGTGGCGCGGTCGACATGAAGGACATGGACGCCATGACCCTCGCGGTCGTCCGCGACCGCATGCGCAGCGGCCGCAAGCCCCCGCGCGACATCGTGCTGGCCTTCGTCGCGGACGAGGAGGCGGGCGGCACCTACGGCGCCCGTTACCTGGTGGACAACCACCCCGGGCTGTTCGAGGGCGTCAACGAGGCGATCAGCGAGGTCGGCGGGTTCTCCTTCACCGTCAACGAGAAGCTGAGGCTCTACCTCGTGGAGACGGCCCAGAAGGGCATGCACTGGATGAAGCTGACCGTGGACGGCACCGCCGGGCACGGCTCGATGATCCACAAGGACAACGCCATCACCGAGCTGTCCGAGGCCGTCGGGCGCCTGGGCCGGCACAAGTTCCCGGTGCGGGTGACCAAGACCCTGCGGCACTTCCTCGACGAGCTCTCGGACGCCCTGGGCACCGAGCTCGACCCCGAGAACATGGAGGAGACCCTCGCCAAGCTGGGCGGTATCTCCAAGCTCATCGGCGCCTCGCTGCAGAACACCGCGAACCCGACCCAGCTCGGCGCGGGCTACAAGGTCAACGTCATTCCGGGACAGGCGACCGCCCATGTGGACGGCCGGTTCCTGCCGGGGTACGAGGAGGAGTTCCTGGCCGACCTGGACCGGATCCTGGGTCCCAACGTGAGGCGCGAGGACGTGCACGCGGACAAGGCGCTGGAGACCACGTTCGACGGCGCCCTCGTCGACGCGATGCAGACCGCGCTGGTCGCCGAGGACCCGATCGCGCGGGCCGTGCCGTACATGCTCTCGGCCGGTACGGACGCCAAGTCCTTCGACGACCTCGGCATCCGCGGCTTCGGTTTCGCTCCGCTGAAGCTGCCGCCGGAGCTCGACTTCGCCGGGATGTTCCACGGTGTGGACGAGCGGGTGCCGGTCGACGGTCTGCAGTTCGGCGTGCGCGTGCTCGACCGGTTCATCGACAATTGCTGA
- a CDS encoding DUF5703 family protein, whose translation MPEYEFVDVYVPRGVSRKDAARLLTDHAEYGHWELDRLTLRRDGSRRVRLRRRIIRQLRATW comes from the coding sequence ATGCCGGAATACGAATTTGTCGACGTGTACGTGCCGCGCGGGGTGTCCCGCAAGGATGCGGCCCGACTGCTGACCGACCACGCCGAGTACGGGCACTGGGAGTTGGACCGCCTGACCCTGCGCCGCGACGGCAGCCGCAGAGTGCGGTTGCGCAGACGGATCATCCGCCAGCTCCGGGCCACCTGGTGA
- a CDS encoding chaplin — MIKKVVAVAAATGGLVLAGAGMAAADAGAQGAAIGSPGVLSGNVIQVPVHVPINLCGNTVNVIGLLNPSFGNTCVNA; from the coding sequence ATGATCAAGAAGGTCGTCGCAGTTGCGGCTGCTACCGGTGGTCTCGTGCTCGCGGGTGCGGGTATGGCCGCCGCCGACGCGGGTGCCCAGGGTGCCGCCATCGGCAGCCCCGGCGTGCTCTCGGGCAACGTCATCCAGGTTCCGGTCCACGTGCCGATCAACCTGTGCGGCAACACGGTCAACGTGATCGGGCTGCTGAACCCCTCCTTCGGCAACACCTGCGTCAACGCGTGA
- a CDS encoding chaplin, translated as MRQVTRKGLITMAAAGGVLALSGGYAHADAGAAGGASNSPGVLSGNSVQIPVEVPINACGNSVSVVGLLNPTFGNDCENGPSGNAPGPGAADSGSSGNHAAAGSTTAQAPGGDAGKAGHSGAGTGRHRAPGASAEGTAQGSPGILSGNNVAVPIDIPVNACGNSITIGGLLNPTFGNSCANDPVVSPPHEEPEVPVTPGTPVTPPVNSPPEANVPAPQLHPGEQLAQTGGGGLDLLIPAGAGLLLAGAGAVLYRRSRSAA; from the coding sequence ATGCGACAGGTCACTCGTAAAGGCCTGATCACCATGGCGGCGGCGGGCGGCGTGCTCGCGCTCAGCGGTGGCTACGCGCACGCCGACGCCGGGGCGGCCGGGGGTGCGTCGAATTCTCCCGGGGTGCTGTCCGGGAATTCGGTCCAGATTCCGGTCGAGGTACCGATCAACGCGTGCGGGAACTCCGTGAGCGTCGTCGGACTGCTCAACCCGACGTTCGGCAACGACTGCGAGAACGGACCGTCGGGGAACGCGCCGGGTCCCGGTGCGGCCGACAGCGGCAGCTCCGGCAACCACGCGGCCGCGGGCAGTACCACCGCGCAGGCTCCGGGCGGTGACGCCGGGAAGGCCGGCCACAGCGGGGCCGGGACCGGCAGGCACCGTGCCCCCGGCGCCTCGGCCGAGGGCACGGCGCAGGGGTCGCCCGGGATCCTCTCCGGCAACAACGTCGCGGTGCCGATCGACATCCCGGTGAACGCCTGTGGCAACAGCATCACCATCGGCGGGCTGCTCAACCCGACGTTCGGCAACAGCTGCGCCAACGACCCCGTGGTCAGCCCGCCGCACGAGGAGCCGGAGGTGCCGGTCACGCCCGGTACGCCCGTCACCCCGCCGGTCAACAGCCCGCCCGAGGCCAACGTTCCCGCGCCCCAGCTCCACCCCGGCGAGCAGCTCGCACAGACCGGCGGAGGCGGGCTCGACCTGCTGATCCCGGCGGGCGCGGGTCTGCTCCTCGCCGGTGCGGGCGCCGTGCTGTACCGCCGCTCCCGCAGCGCCGCATAG